In a single window of the Saccharothrix australiensis genome:
- a CDS encoding putative PEP-binding protein — MSLREIPGVLLVGSPAAGVRGRCNHTRQPVDGAILVVDALGPELYDAIVSSAAVICARGGRTGHMQSLCRSRGIPVLRVDPADLAALVGEVTVRLDRGSVVLGGSGPVPSAPTPTTAALDEVDSICVVVADATDIESTNALVPRVEQVDSYFIREEFACLAADLSPIDALRAGVRAAERYGAALAAELCSMVKELLPGQRLVMRLLDLRSDDAAQITTGVEVDDEPNPELGLHGARWLLEEPHYPHAFRALRAHVRERLGADADRLDFAVPFINDRDEFLRLRRHLGLGGGTPLGVFVETPAAVHSAAEFCAAGAYELFVGTKDLIQFYLAADRGNHLVASAYQTRHPAVLSALRQAVESGQDTGVPVHVFALGADVDHYVRHLPTRRLMMCTAELQHLARETRSPAPTP, encoded by the coding sequence GTGAGTCTTCGCGAAATACCAGGGGTGCTGCTCGTCGGTTCACCCGCGGCGGGCGTGCGCGGCAGGTGCAACCACACCAGGCAGCCGGTCGACGGCGCCATCCTGGTGGTCGACGCGCTCGGGCCCGAGCTGTACGACGCCATCGTCTCCTCGGCCGCGGTGATCTGCGCGAGGGGCGGGCGCACCGGCCACATGCAGTCCCTGTGCCGGTCACGGGGCATCCCCGTCCTCCGCGTCGACCCCGCCGACCTGGCGGCGCTCGTCGGCGAGGTCACCGTGCGCCTCGACCGCGGTTCGGTCGTGCTCGGCGGCAGCGGGCCCGTGCCGTCCGCGCCGACGCCGACCACCGCCGCCCTCGACGAGGTCGACTCGATCTGCGTGGTCGTCGCCGACGCCACCGACATCGAGTCCACGAACGCCCTCGTGCCGCGCGTCGAGCAGGTGGACAGCTACTTCATCCGCGAGGAGTTCGCCTGCCTCGCCGCGGACCTGAGCCCGATCGACGCGCTCCGCGCGGGTGTCCGCGCGGCGGAGCGCTACGGCGCGGCCCTCGCCGCCGAGCTGTGCTCGATGGTGAAGGAGCTGCTGCCCGGCCAGCGCCTCGTCATGCGGCTGCTGGACCTGCGCTCGGACGACGCCGCCCAGATCACGACCGGCGTCGAGGTGGACGACGAGCCCAACCCCGAACTCGGCCTGCACGGCGCGCGGTGGCTGCTGGAGGAACCCCACTACCCCCACGCGTTCCGCGCGCTGCGCGCCCACGTGCGGGAACGCCTGGGCGCGGACGCCGACCGGCTGGACTTCGCCGTGCCGTTCATCAACGACCGCGACGAGTTCCTGCGCCTGCGCCGGCACCTCGGCCTGGGCGGCGGCACGCCGCTCGGCGTGTTCGTCGAGACGCCTGCCGCCGTGCACTCGGCGGCCGAGTTCTGCGCCGCCGGCGCGTACGAGCTGTTCGTGGGCACCAAGGACCTGATCCAGTTCTACCTCGCCGCCGACCGGGGTAACCACCTGGTCGCCTCGGCGTACCAGACCCGGCACCCGGCCGTGCTGTCCGCGCTGCGCCAAGCGGTCGAATCGGGGCAGGACACCGGGGTGCCGGTGCACGTCTTCGCGCTGGGGGCGGACGTGGACCACTACGTGCGGCACCTGCCGACGCGCCGGCTGATGATGTGCACCGCCGAGTTGCAGCACCTCGCGCGGGAGACGCGGAGCCCCGCGCCGACGCCCTGA
- a CDS encoding sensor histidine kinase, with the protein MGDLGIGHFVVRGERYWRGVRFHDVYVVVETLMTAALVVSVKPPVESTRTVGAVVLLALIAVAYFALGRREMVSPAKTRRGALYIALVYACYFGAVSLSLMALLVLLMLWPQMFILLRLPWAVLLSAVAFLSPFTVTLAASEEVLAVQDFVGFAVVSIALLLSGWWAGRVVDQSTERARLIEQLRVSRAETARLAHQAGISAERERLAADIHDTLAQGFAGVITLIQAATATRKRDPQRADRSLDLAVRTARENLMETRALIAALTPGALAGGSLADAVGTLVAHTGEALGIAAHYRVHGTPRRLRPALEVAVLRVAQEALNNVRKHARATALTVDLRFGDREVGLTVADDGVGFDPADARDGFGLGGMCSRVQQVGGAFRVTSAPSLGATIHLEVPT; encoded by the coding sequence GTGGGGGATCTGGGGATCGGGCACTTCGTGGTGCGCGGGGAACGGTACTGGCGCGGTGTGCGCTTCCACGACGTCTACGTGGTGGTGGAGACGCTCATGACGGCCGCGCTGGTGGTCTCGGTGAAGCCGCCGGTGGAATCCACGCGCACCGTCGGCGCGGTGGTGCTGCTCGCGCTCATCGCGGTGGCCTACTTCGCGCTGGGCAGGCGGGAGATGGTGTCGCCGGCCAAGACCCGGCGCGGCGCCCTCTACATCGCGCTCGTGTACGCCTGCTACTTCGGCGCGGTCTCCCTGTCGCTCATGGCGCTGCTGGTCCTGCTGATGCTCTGGCCGCAGATGTTCATCCTGCTGCGGCTGCCGTGGGCGGTGCTGCTGTCGGCGGTGGCGTTCCTGTCCCCGTTCACGGTGACGCTGGCCGCCAGCGAGGAGGTCCTGGCCGTGCAGGACTTCGTCGGTTTCGCGGTCGTGTCGATCGCGCTGCTGCTGAGCGGGTGGTGGGCGGGCCGCGTCGTGGACCAGAGCACCGAGCGGGCCCGCCTGATCGAGCAGCTGCGCGTCAGCCGGGCCGAGACCGCGCGGCTCGCCCACCAGGCAGGCATCTCCGCCGAGCGCGAGCGGCTGGCCGCCGACATCCACGACACCCTGGCGCAGGGGTTCGCCGGCGTCATCACGCTCATCCAGGCCGCGACCGCCACCCGGAAGCGCGACCCGCAACGCGCCGACCGCAGCCTCGACCTGGCGGTGCGCACGGCGCGGGAGAACCTGATGGAGACCAGGGCGCTGATCGCGGCCCTGACACCCGGCGCGCTGGCGGGCGGCTCGCTGGCCGACGCCGTGGGCACGCTGGTCGCCCACACCGGCGAGGCCCTCGGCATCGCCGCCCACTACCGCGTCCACGGCACGCCGCGCCGGCTGCGCCCGGCCCTGGAGGTCGCGGTGCTGCGCGTCGCCCAGGAAGCGCTGAACAACGTGCGCAAGCACGCCCGCGCGACGGCGCTCACCGTCGACCTCCGGTTCGGCGACCGCGAGGTGGGCCTGACCGTGGCCGACGACGGCGTCGGGTTCGACCCCGCCGACGCGCGCGACGGGTTCGGCCTGGGTGGCATGTGCTCGCGCGTCCAGCAGGTCGGCGGCGCGTTCCGCGTCACCAGCGCGCCGTCCCTCGGCGCCACGATCCACTTGGAGGTGCCGACGTGA